In the genome of Dermacentor silvarum isolate Dsil-2018 chromosome 1, BIME_Dsil_1.4, whole genome shotgun sequence, one region contains:
- the LOC125942169 gene encoding uncharacterized protein LOC125942169 — protein MASYMLPNFDDLTDKWKPYLIKVEAYFEANAISDSTKKRALLVAALSTSTVQILMGRIAPAKPNALSYDEVVKVLNDHYDPKRNEIAESFQFFNRCQHENESIQDFVVAIRRIADNCNFGDSLTRLLRDRIVCGVRSSAVQKQLLAKNDLTLEEAESIAIAAETAEKDARTMSVEVPPVLKVEAHRKLPSRSSVGSAEKLECGRCGSSRHDSSSCRWTKARCYSCGQRGHLAKMCHNRNGNDVPSNRRVPHAKALVVEDAALEEDSSDSVQIWTLASARKNSLEPPIRRTFSWGGVDLPMEVDTGSPVCVISRQLFDKHRKCWPSLKPSHVKLSCYNGRLPVMGELQLRVKYRDISVDCSLVVLDCPGPSLCGRDLLILLEQAGVPVLRVTCEGEATESQVNCHNINAIRDTYQDVFSETLGLIKGPPASLLLKGDAVPKFCREFILVTDHQPL, from the exons ATGGCCTCCTACATGCTTCCGAACTTCGACGACCTCACAGATAAGTGGAAGCCTTACCTCATCAAAGTGGAGGCGTATTTTGAAGCTAATGCTATTTCGGATTCTACTAAGAAGAGGGCACTTCTAGTGGCTGCACTTAGCACGTCGACGGTCCAAATCCTAATGGGAAGGATAGCACCTGCAAAGCCCAATGCCTTAAGTTATGACGAGGTAGTCAAGGTCTTAAATGACCACTATGACCCAAAGCGCAACGAAATCGCTGAAAGTTTCCAGTTTTTCAACCGGTGTCAGCATGAGAACGAATCTATTCAGGATTTTGTCGTTGCAATCCGGCGCATAGCAGACAATTGCAATTTTGGAGACTCGCTGACCAGGCTACTTCGAGACAGAATTGTCTGCGGTGTGCGCTCAAGTGCTGTTCAGAAGCAACTGCTGGCAAAGAATGATTTAACACTGGAGGAAGCGGAGTCTATAGCTATAGCTGCTGAAACTGCCGAAAAAGACGCCAGGACAATGTCAGTAGAAGTACCGCCTGTACTTAAAGTGGAAGCACATCGCAAGCTACCATCGAGATCAAGCGTGGGAAGCGCAGAAAAATTGGAGTGCGGAAGGTGTGGCAGTTCTAGACATGATAGCAGCAGCTGCAGATGGACTAAAGCCCGGTGTTACTCTTGCGGTCAGAGGGGCCATCTAGCAAAAATGTGTCACAACCGCAATGGTAACGATGTTCCCAGCAATCGGCGAGTCCCTCACGCGAAAGCTTTGGTGGTGGAAGACGCTGCTTTAGAAGAGGACAGCAGCGATAGTGTGCAGATCTGGACGTTGGCGTCAGCACGAAAGAACTCTCTTGAGCCGCCAATTCGACGAACGTTTAGTTGGGGAGGCGTGGATTTACCCATGGAAGTAGATACGGGTTCCCCGGTGTGCGTAATATCGCGACAGCTTTTTGACAAACATCGCAAATGCTGGCCAAGCTTGAAGCCTTCGCATGTGAAGCTGTCCTGCTACAATGGAAGATTGCCGGTGATGGGCGAGCTTCAACTTCGTGTAAAATACCGTGATATTTCTGTTGACTGTTCCCTTGTGGTTCTAGACTGCCCCGGACCAAGCTTGTGCGGACGAGACCTGCTAATCCTCCTGGAACAAGCGGGCGTACCGGTACTACGAGTCACGTGCgaaggcgaggcgacggagagtcAAGTGAACTGCCACAACATCAATGCCATTCGCGACACCTACCAGGACGTTTTTTCGGAAACCTTGGGGTTGATCAAGGGACCACCAGCCAGCCTCCTGCTGAAGGGCGATGCTGTTCCCAAATTCT GTCGAGAGTTCATCCTGGTTACCGACCACCAGCCACTTTAG
- the LOC119436871 gene encoding uncharacterized protein LOC119436871 codes for MAAARIQRWALYLGGYRYKLEYAPGRLLLNADALSRLPLRCPNSVTEPDPEERTPQKTGKSPSEMLLGYQIRSRLDACFPASTVTNSKGNDEWLPPIDCGVHVRNYGSNGKWIPGRVTATAGGRMVTVETPQAIVRRHIDQVRARTGSSQDEPPGTDPDTFSSDITPSAPPFCQQPSASPDEARESSPPEAFPDVAHQGPLPRLVASGADELTTQPLRRSTRSRKPVQRF; via the exons ATGGCCGCAGCTCGCATCCAACGCTGGGCCCTCTACCTGGGAGGCTACCGTTACAAGCTCGAATATGCTCCAGGACGGCTGCTATTGAATGCGGATGCACTGAGCAGACTACCGTTGCGGTGCCCCAATTCCGTTACGGAACCTGACCCTGAAGA GAGGACTCCCCAGAAAACCGGAAAGTCGCCATCGGAAATGCTGTTGGGGTACCAGATACGATCGCGCCTGGACGCCTGTTTCCCGGCGTCGACTGTGACTAATTCTAAAGGCAACGACGAGTGGTTGCCTCCAATTGACTGCGGTGTACATGTCCGCAACTACGGGTCAAATGGTAAATGGATACCAGGACGGGTAACAGCGACAGCGGGAGGACGGATGGTCACAGTGGAGACTCCTCAAGCAATCGTGCGGCGTCACATCGATCAAGTGCGTGCCCGTACTGGATCTTCTCAAGATGAACCACCGGGCACCGACCCAGACACGTTCAGCAGTGACATTACACCGAGCGCACCGCCATTCTGCCAACAGCCATCCGCAAGCCCCGACGAGGCGAGGGAATCTTCACCCCCAGAAGCGTTTCCAGACGTGGCCCACCAGGGACCTCTTCCAAGACTCGTGGCATCCGGGGCCGACGAACTAACCACACAACCTCTTCGACGCTCCACAAGATCACGCAAGCCAGTGCAGCGTTTTTAA